A DNA window from Candidatus Hydrogenedentota bacterium contains the following coding sequences:
- a CDS encoding Hsp20/alpha crystallin family protein — MALVRWKDKGELTPFSALRDIENQFSRLFGELNRDFGPFDRVWSPTVDLKETDDAYALEADLPGLKKEDIDLTVVDNLVTIKGSRKHEAETKEKGYHRVERRYGSFERSFEIPGGFDAEKIKAHYEDGVLKVTLPKREEAKPKQIEVKVK, encoded by the coding sequence ATGGCTCTGGTACGTTGGAAGGATAAAGGCGAACTGACTCCCTTTAGCGCGTTGCGCGACATCGAGAACCAGTTCAGTCGGTTATTCGGCGAACTGAACCGCGATTTCGGTCCATTCGATCGGGTTTGGTCTCCAACGGTGGACCTGAAGGAGACCGATGATGCCTATGCGCTCGAAGCCGATCTGCCTGGCTTGAAGAAGGAAGACATCGACCTGACAGTCGTCGACAACCTCGTGACGATCAAAGGGTCGCGCAAGCACGAGGCCGAGACTAAGGAGAAGGGCTATCATCGGGTCGAGCGCCGTTACGGCAGCTTCGAACGGTCCTTCGAGATCCCCGGCGGATTCGATGCCGAGAAGATCAAAGCGCATTACGAGGACGGTGTGCTGAAGGTGACGCTTCCAAAACGTGAGGAGGCGAAGCCGAAACAGATCGAAGTGAAGGTGAAGTAA
- a CDS encoding LON peptidase substrate-binding domain-containing protein, protein MSKFLPLFPLQLVVFPGEKLKLHIFEPRYKQLIGECRDSQITFGIPAYIDNRVAEYGTEMRLLRIFATHPGGEMDILVEGIGVFHLEDFQRQAHDKLYPGGHVTPLDIDEAAFPVTLEELAEQYARFHDLLKTGYTRDRFDIKNISYQLAQEVGLSLVQKVQLLAISKESDRQLYLIQHLHKIIPVLEGAEDTRRRVKGNGHFTKLPPINL, encoded by the coding sequence ATGTCTAAGTTTCTCCCGTTATTTCCCCTGCAACTCGTTGTATTTCCTGGCGAAAAGCTGAAACTCCATATATTCGAGCCCCGCTATAAGCAACTCATCGGAGAGTGTCGGGATAGCCAAATCACGTTCGGAATCCCTGCATACATCGACAACAGAGTCGCCGAGTACGGCACGGAAATGCGGTTGCTGCGCATCTTCGCCACGCATCCCGGCGGAGAAATGGACATCCTCGTCGAGGGAATCGGCGTGTTCCACCTCGAAGACTTTCAGCGTCAGGCTCACGACAAGCTCTACCCGGGCGGACACGTGACTCCCCTCGATATCGACGAAGCCGCGTTTCCAGTCACGCTTGAGGAATTGGCGGAGCAATATGCTCGCTTTCACGACCTCTTGAAAACGGGGTACACGCGCGACCGGTTCGACATCAAGAACATCTCGTATCAATTGGCTCAGGAAGTGGGCCTTTCTCTGGTGCAGAAGGTGCAACTCCTGGCTATCTCGAAGGAGTCGGACCGGCAGTTGTATTTGATTCAGCATCTGCACAAAATAATCCCGGTGTTGGAGGGGGCCGAAGACACGCGGCGGCGCGTAAA